One Spirochaetales bacterium DNA segment encodes these proteins:
- a CDS encoding shikimate kinase, protein MRPNIVLVGMPGAGKSTIGVLLAKALSLSFIDTDLLIQRKIMMSLQEFINTRGILEFLEKEEEVICSLDISDHVVATGGSVVYRERSMGNLAASGSIVYLDVPLPVLRRRLKNIRTRGIVMETGESISSIYEKRRILYETYANNIVRCKNKDMEAIVEEIAKNINPGYL, encoded by the coding sequence ATGAGACCGAATATTGTGCTTGTCGGTATGCCGGGAGCCGGAAAAAGTACCATCGGCGTCCTCCTCGCAAAAGCCCTTTCACTCTCCTTTATCGACACCGATCTCCTTATCCAGCGAAAAATCATGATGTCCCTTCAGGAGTTCATCAATACACGCGGGATACTCGAATTTCTCGAAAAAGAAGAAGAGGTGATTTGTTCACTCGATATATCGGACCATGTCGTCGCGACAGGGGGAAGCGTCGTGTACAGGGAACGTTCAATGGGGAATCTTGCCGCCTCGGGAAGCATCGTGTATCTCGATGTCCCCCTCCCGGTTTTAAGGCGGCGGCTAAAAAATATCAGGACCCGGGGAATCGTCATGGAAACAGGCGAGTCAATATCATCGATATATGAAAAACGGCGGATATTATACGAAACCTACGCAAACAACATCGTCCGCTGTAAAAATAAAGATATGGAAGCTATCGTGGAAGAAATAGCAAAAAATATAAATCCGGGGTATCTATGA